In one window of Azoarcus olearius DNA:
- a CDS encoding tetratricopeptide repeat-containing response regulator — protein sequence MATLDRLRVLVIESQPTMRTQLRTMLSSAGIEDVSFAVSAGMAVRRLREQRYDLVLCEYHLGEGQDGQHLLEDLRSNEIIPLATLFIMITGERNYERVVSAAELAPNDYILKPLTSETLRVRLLRAVEKRDAFLPIWRLMEIGDTVGAIDYCKQAEDTHPQYIIDFLRLEAELHAALGHVEQAETLYRQILESRAIPWARLGLARILIQRKRHDDAADILDALIADNENYIDAYDLLARLREETGQVELARVALQAATARSPHRLARLRHLGAVSLQLGDASSAEAVMAEVVRKGKYSDFRDPEDHVRLVQSQLSQGKLDDAVATIADLDKSMGRQPKAVLCRSLSTALLCARQGDIPRAQEALLALAQSSAGSSELSVALKQELVKACVDNNLGKAASEVALDILRNAGDERTLESTRAVLKSRGLAELSQQIEQRIQAEVKSLVATGAEKARAGDYDGAVSEMMNAARKMPGNPHVLFNAALALLRHIEHRGWNERFAAQARNLIARATKLAPGYPKLAAIADFMHTLIEHYGIRPDATQEAARRARA from the coding sequence ATGGCCACCCTCGACAGACTCCGCGTACTGGTCATCGAAAGCCAACCCACCATGCGCACGCAGTTGCGCACCATGCTCAGCTCGGCCGGCATCGAGGATGTGAGCTTTGCCGTTTCGGCAGGGATGGCGGTACGTCGCCTGCGGGAGCAACGCTACGACCTCGTCCTGTGCGAATACCACCTGGGCGAAGGCCAGGACGGACAGCATCTGCTGGAGGATCTGCGCAGCAACGAGATCATCCCGCTGGCGACGCTGTTCATCATGATCACCGGCGAGCGCAACTACGAGCGCGTCGTGAGCGCGGCAGAACTCGCCCCCAACGACTACATCCTGAAGCCACTGACCTCCGAAACCCTGCGCGTGCGGCTGCTGCGCGCCGTCGAGAAGCGCGACGCCTTCCTGCCGATCTGGCGGCTCATGGAGATCGGCGACACCGTGGGCGCAATCGATTACTGCAAGCAGGCCGAGGACACTCACCCGCAATACATCATCGACTTCCTCCGCCTCGAAGCGGAACTGCATGCCGCGCTCGGTCACGTCGAACAGGCCGAGACGCTCTACCGCCAGATCCTCGAGTCGCGCGCGATCCCGTGGGCCCGGCTCGGCCTCGCGCGCATCCTGATCCAGCGCAAGCGCCACGACGACGCGGCCGACATCCTCGACGCGCTCATCGCCGACAACGAAAACTATATCGACGCCTACGATCTGCTCGCCCGCCTGCGCGAGGAAACCGGCCAGGTGGAACTTGCCCGCGTCGCGTTGCAGGCCGCTACAGCGCGCTCGCCCCACCGGCTCGCGCGCCTGCGCCATCTCGGCGCGGTATCGCTGCAGCTGGGCGACGCCAGTTCGGCCGAGGCAGTCATGGCCGAAGTCGTGCGCAAGGGCAAATATTCGGACTTTCGCGATCCGGAAGACCACGTCAGGCTGGTTCAGTCCCAATTGTCGCAAGGCAAGCTGGATGACGCGGTGGCGACGATCGCCGACCTCGACAAAAGCATGGGCCGCCAGCCCAAGGCGGTGCTGTGCCGATCGCTCTCCACAGCCCTGCTGTGCGCCCGCCAGGGCGACATCCCGCGCGCGCAGGAAGCGCTGCTTGCGCTCGCCCAGAGCAGCGCTGGCAGCAGCGAGCTATCGGTGGCGCTGAAGCAGGAGTTGGTCAAGGCCTGCGTGGACAACAACCTCGGCAAGGCGGCGAGCGAGGTCGCGCTCGACATCCTGCGCAACGCCGGCGACGAGCGCACGCTGGAATCCACCCGCGCGGTACTGAAGTCGCGGGGCCTGGCGGAGCTGTCGCAACAGATCGAGCAGCGCATCCAGGCAGAAGTGAAAAGCCTGGTCGCCACCGGCGCCGAAAAGGCCCGCGCCGGCGACTACGACGGTGCCGTGAGCGAAATGATGAACGCGGCGCGGAAAATGCCCGGAAATCCGCACGTGCTGTTCAACGCCGCTCTCGCGCTGCTGCGGCATATCGAACACCGCGGCTGGAACGAGCGCTTTGCCGCTCAGGCCCGCAACCTCATCGCCCGCGCCACCAAGCTTGCTCCGGGCTACCCCAAACTCGCGGCAATCGCCGACTTCATGCACACGCTGATCGAACATTACGGCATTCGCCCCGACGCCACGCAAGAAGCGGCGCGCCGCGCCCGCGCCTGA
- a CDS encoding barstar family protein: MTPAPAHDTLPALLASPARAGVRPLPPGTAANLKAAALQLGFHTAEIDLAACADKAEVLRAFETAFALPDWFGHNWDALSDCLADLSWLQRPGYLLLAQGGSGLRTRSPETLDTLLDILRDASRGWAQDAVPFWVFLDLGNPPVEGKVQAR, translated from the coding sequence ATGACGCCCGCGCCCGCGCACGACACGCTCCCCGCCCTGCTCGCCAGCCCCGCCCGTGCCGGCGTACGCCCGCTCCCGCCCGGCACTGCCGCCAACCTGAAGGCGGCCGCGCTACAGCTCGGCTTTCACACGGCCGAGATCGACCTCGCCGCCTGTGCCGACAAGGCCGAGGTACTGCGCGCCTTCGAGACCGCGTTCGCCCTGCCCGACTGGTTCGGCCACAACTGGGACGCGCTGTCCGACTGCCTCGCCGACCTGTCCTGGCTCCAACGCCCGGGTTACCTGCTGCTGGCGCAAGGGGGCAGTGGCCTTCGCACCCGTTCGCCGGAAACGCTCGACACGCTGCTCGACATCCTGCGCGATGCCAGCCGCGGCTGGGCGCAGGATGCGGTGCCGTTCTGGGTCTTCCTTGACCTCGGCAACCCGCCGGTGGAAGGCAAGGTACAAGCGCGCTGA
- a CDS encoding tetratricopeptide repeat protein: protein MNPGFVRVTFLAVGLCLAPAAAIADNAMATMGCGALENAYGPFDYRTHHHKLGIVEKFHFGATQEQALSNVGGDLDYTLRASPNHHRALAATVKYGARTKQTVPPGMQFSVECYLIRGETFRPDDAMVKVLFGMYLFKAGRGKEAIQKLEAARELDQDNANVNYNLGLAYFDMREYDKALDSAHRAYAAGFPLPGLRDKLKRAGKWAEPSVKPSTAGPAAGGANTTEPASPAVDAEPAAAPASAEAGKE, encoded by the coding sequence ATGAATCCGGGATTTGTGCGCGTTACGTTTCTTGCGGTGGGGCTGTGTTTGGCGCCGGCAGCGGCAATCGCGGATAACGCGATGGCGACCATGGGCTGCGGTGCGCTCGAGAACGCGTACGGCCCTTTTGACTATCGTACCCATCACCACAAACTAGGAATCGTTGAGAAATTCCATTTCGGAGCAACACAGGAGCAAGCGCTTAGCAACGTCGGTGGTGATTTGGACTACACCCTGCGAGCCTCCCCCAACCATCACCGCGCACTCGCCGCTACCGTCAAGTATGGCGCTCGTACCAAGCAAACAGTGCCGCCGGGGATGCAGTTCTCGGTCGAGTGCTATCTCATCCGCGGGGAAACATTTCGGCCGGACGATGCAATGGTGAAGGTGCTGTTCGGCATGTACCTGTTCAAGGCTGGACGGGGCAAGGAGGCCATTCAGAAGCTTGAAGCCGCGCGAGAGTTGGACCAGGACAACGCGAACGTCAATTACAACCTCGGCCTCGCGTACTTCGATATGCGTGAGTACGACAAGGCGCTCGACAGCGCGCACCGGGCGTATGCGGCGGGGTTTCCGTTGCCCGGCTTGCGCGACAAATTGAAGCGCGCCGGGAAATGGGCCGAGCCGTCGGTCAAGCCGTCAACTGCCGGGCCGGCAGCTGGGGGCGCGAATACGACGGAGCCCGCGTCGCCGGCGGTCGACGCCGAGCCGGCGGCTGCGCCGGCCAGCGCCGAGGCGGGCAAGGAATAG
- a CDS encoding Hsp20/alpha crystallin family protein, which produces MSNLMRRDPLEDFFRGFFVRPVEFGGNTAMNSDAPQMRVDVKETADGYDVHAELPGMKKEDIHVHIDGPVVSISAERKQENEVKDGERVLRTERYFGKVSRSFQLGQDIDEGRASAKFNDGVLELSLPKKAEAQAKRLTIS; this is translated from the coding sequence ATGAGCAACCTGATGCGTCGTGATCCCCTGGAGGACTTTTTCCGCGGCTTCTTCGTGCGCCCTGTCGAATTCGGCGGCAACACCGCGATGAACAGCGATGCGCCGCAGATGCGGGTCGATGTCAAGGAAACCGCCGACGGTTATGACGTCCATGCCGAACTGCCCGGCATGAAGAAGGAGGATATTCACGTCCATATCGACGGTCCGGTCGTTTCGATCAGTGCCGAGCGCAAGCAGGAGAACGAGGTCAAGGACGGCGAGCGCGTACTGCGGACCGAACGCTACTTTGGCAAGGTGTCGCGCAGCTTCCAGCTCGGCCAGGACATCGACGAAGGCCGCGCGAGCGCCAAGTTCAACGACGGCGTGCTCGAACTCTCGCTACCCAAAAAGGCCGAGGCGCAGGCGAAGCGGCTGACGATCTCCTGA
- a CDS encoding acyl-CoA ligase (AMP-forming), exosortase A system-associated, translated as MNATHLLHDLIAASAERSSDAAALTAGGETLAYSALARDVAQCAAGLLALGLDRGERVGIYLDKRIETVTTFFGATAAGGVFVPVNPILKAEQVGYILQDCNVRVLVTGVERFAALRDTLSACHDLRHVVLVGNAAELPTLPGASVHRWSELLDAAPRAGHRVVDADMAAILYTSGSTGRPKGVVLSHRNMVAGAKSVAQYLDNGAHDTLLAALPLSFDAGFSQLTTAFHSGARVVLLNYLMPRDVLKAIERERVTGLTAVPPLWIQLSQLEWSASITEHLRYIANTGGRMPLETLTRLRAALPRTKPFLMYGLTEAFRATFLPPDEVDRRPDSIGKSIPNSEVLVLREDGTECAPNEPGELVQRGALVAMGYWNDPEKTAERFKPLPAHAPGRQSGLVLPEIAVFSGDNVRRDEEGFLYFIGRRDEMIKTSGYRVSPTEVEEIVYATRLVGECAAFGVAHDTLGQSITVIVTPPSGGTVDAATLLAECRARMPAYMVPTRIDVRSGPLPRNPNGKIDRKALASEA; from the coding sequence ATGAATGCGACCCATCTGCTCCACGACCTGATTGCAGCTTCCGCCGAGCGCAGTTCGGACGCCGCGGCCCTGACGGCCGGCGGCGAGACGCTCGCCTACAGCGCACTCGCGCGCGACGTGGCGCAATGCGCCGCCGGCCTGCTCGCACTCGGCCTGGACCGCGGCGAACGCGTCGGCATCTACCTCGACAAACGGATCGAAACCGTCACCACCTTCTTCGGCGCCACCGCCGCGGGCGGCGTCTTCGTACCCGTCAATCCCATCCTGAAAGCCGAACAGGTTGGTTACATCCTGCAGGACTGCAACGTGCGGGTGCTGGTCACCGGGGTGGAACGCTTCGCCGCGCTGCGCGACACCCTGTCCGCGTGTCACGACCTCCGCCACGTGGTGCTCGTCGGCAACGCCGCCGAGTTGCCCACGCTGCCGGGCGCGTCGGTCCACCGCTGGAGCGAACTTCTCGACGCGGCGCCGCGCGCAGGGCATCGGGTGGTGGATGCGGACATGGCCGCCATCCTCTACACCTCGGGCAGCACCGGGCGCCCCAAGGGCGTCGTGCTGTCCCATCGCAACATGGTCGCCGGCGCCAAGAGCGTCGCCCAATATCTCGACAACGGCGCGCACGACACGCTGCTCGCGGCACTGCCCTTATCGTTCGACGCGGGCTTCTCCCAGCTCACCACCGCGTTCCACTCGGGCGCCAGGGTCGTGCTGTTGAACTACCTGATGCCGCGCGACGTGCTGAAGGCGATCGAGCGCGAGCGCGTCACCGGCCTCACCGCGGTGCCACCGCTGTGGATCCAGTTGTCGCAACTCGAATGGTCGGCTTCGATTACCGAGCACCTGCGCTACATCGCCAATACGGGCGGACGGATGCCGCTGGAAACGCTCACCCGCCTGCGGGCCGCGCTGCCCCGGACCAAACCCTTCCTGATGTACGGGCTGACCGAAGCATTTCGCGCCACCTTCCTGCCCCCCGACGAAGTCGACCGCCGCCCCGACTCGATCGGCAAGTCGATCCCCAATTCCGAGGTGCTGGTGCTGCGTGAGGACGGCACGGAATGCGCACCGAACGAACCGGGCGAACTCGTGCAGCGCGGCGCGCTGGTGGCGATGGGCTACTGGAACGACCCCGAGAAGACGGCAGAACGCTTCAAGCCGCTGCCGGCCCACGCGCCCGGACGCCAGAGCGGGCTGGTGTTGCCCGAAATCGCGGTGTTCTCCGGCGACAACGTCCGCCGCGACGAAGAAGGCTTCCTGTACTTCATCGGCCGTCGGGACGAGATGATCAAGACCTCGGGCTACCGGGTCAGCCCGACCGAGGTGGAGGAGATCGTCTACGCCACCCGTCTGGTGGGCGAGTGTGCGGCCTTCGGCGTGGCGCACGACACCCTCGGACAAAGCATCACCGTCATCGTCACGCCGCCGTCCGGCGGCACGGTGGATGCAGCAACGCTACTGGCCGAGTGCCGTGCACGCATGCCGGCCTACATGGTGCCGACCAGGATCGACGTGCGTTCCGGTCCCCTGCCCCGCAATCCGAACGGCAAGATCGACCGCAAGGCCCTCGCAAGCGAGGCCTGA
- a CDS encoding ribonuclease domain-containing protein encodes MTRTTALFQRIVAALAIALALAGCYADSEARGNALPPEAVATLQLIARGGPYPYRKDGTVFQNREGRLPAQPRGYYREFTVPTPGSRDRGARRIVTGGDPPAVYYYTEDHYRSFRRIEPAP; translated from the coding sequence ATGACTCGCACGACCGCCCTGTTCCAGCGCATCGTCGCCGCGCTCGCCATCGCGCTCGCGCTCGCGGGCTGCTACGCGGACAGCGAGGCCCGCGGCAATGCGCTGCCGCCCGAAGCGGTCGCCACGCTGCAATTGATCGCCCGTGGCGGACCTTACCCCTACCGCAAGGACGGAACCGTGTTCCAGAACCGCGAGGGACGCCTGCCTGCCCAACCGCGGGGCTACTACCGGGAGTTCACGGTGCCCACGCCCGGCTCCCGCGACCGCGGCGCGCGGCGCATCGTGACCGGGGGCGACCCACCCGCGGTGTACTACTACACCGAGGACCACTACCGCAGCTTCAGACGGATCGAACCGGCACCATGA
- a CDS encoding asparagine synthetase B family protein → MLEQFSGILRRSPNPDPSAASGTALERVDLGRATVAYRPAIAVARDGTGLCIALGRPRFADPALQAIATQQGPAVAWLQALRDQGESVIPSVRGRFNVVFIDRDGAEALFATDRFGTWPLCYAEQDGALHFADRADALPGPGRRLSAQAVYEYLFFHMIPAPTTIFEGVARLPGGHVLQWKDGRATCRAWWQPRFDERERPSFESAKRQFLDIVENAVRRDAEGPVGCFLSGGTDSSTVTGMLCKVLGRPARSYSIGFDASGYDEMEYARIAARHFGADHHEYYVTPDDLLDGIPRVAVHYDQPFGNSSAVPAWICASRAQDEGVARLLAGDGGDELFGGNTRYAKQRVFGWYDSVPGLVRRGMLEPVLALPGMGRIPLMKKGVSYVEQARVPMPDRMHMYNMLLRLGTREVFEADFLARIDVDRPQQQQREVWQASSARSQVNRMLAYDWKYTLADNDLPKVIGTTQLAGVDVAFPLLSDELLDFSLTLPPDWKLRGLTLRWFFKEALRGFLPDQIITKKKHGFGLPFGVWACAHTGLKAQAHDALRSLAARGIVRPRFIDELFTTHLPAHPGYYGEMVWILMMLEFWLRAHDGSTL, encoded by the coding sequence GTGCTCGAGCAGTTCAGCGGCATCCTTCGCCGCAGCCCAAACCCTGACCCGAGCGCCGCATCCGGCACGGCGCTGGAACGCGTCGACCTCGGCAGGGCCACGGTGGCATACCGCCCCGCCATCGCCGTCGCCCGCGACGGCACCGGACTGTGCATCGCGCTCGGCCGGCCGCGCTTTGCCGACCCAGCGCTCCAGGCGATTGCCACACAGCAGGGGCCGGCCGTGGCCTGGCTTCAGGCCCTGCGCGACCAGGGCGAATCGGTGATTCCTTCCGTGCGCGGCCGCTTCAACGTCGTCTTCATCGACCGCGACGGCGCCGAGGCGCTGTTTGCCACCGACCGTTTCGGCACCTGGCCCCTGTGCTATGCGGAACAGGACGGCGCGCTCCATTTCGCCGACCGCGCCGACGCCTTGCCCGGCCCCGGGCGCCGGCTGTCGGCACAGGCCGTGTACGAGTACCTGTTCTTCCACATGATCCCGGCCCCCACGACGATCTTCGAGGGCGTCGCGCGACTGCCCGGCGGGCATGTGCTGCAGTGGAAAGACGGCCGCGCAACGTGCCGGGCGTGGTGGCAACCACGTTTCGACGAACGCGAACGGCCCAGCTTCGAATCCGCGAAACGGCAGTTCCTGGACATCGTCGAGAACGCCGTGCGGCGCGACGCGGAAGGCCCGGTCGGCTGCTTCCTGTCGGGCGGCACCGACAGCTCCACCGTCACCGGCATGCTGTGCAAGGTCCTCGGCCGGCCCGCGCGCAGCTACTCCATCGGGTTCGACGCAAGCGGCTACGACGAGATGGAATACGCTCGTATCGCCGCCCGTCATTTCGGCGCCGACCACCACGAGTACTACGTCACCCCGGACGATCTGCTGGACGGGATTCCCCGCGTCGCGGTCCATTACGACCAGCCCTTCGGCAACTCCTCCGCGGTGCCGGCCTGGATCTGCGCGTCCCGCGCGCAAGACGAAGGCGTGGCACGACTGCTGGCGGGCGACGGGGGCGACGAGTTGTTCGGCGGCAATACCCGCTACGCCAAGCAGCGTGTTTTCGGGTGGTACGACAGCGTTCCCGGGCTGGTGCGACGCGGCATGCTCGAGCCGGTGCTCGCCCTGCCCGGCATGGGCCGCATCCCGCTGATGAAGAAGGGGGTGAGCTACGTCGAACAGGCCCGCGTGCCGATGCCGGATCGCATGCACATGTACAACATGCTGCTGCGACTCGGCACCCGTGAGGTTTTCGAAGCTGACTTTCTGGCCCGGATTGACGTCGATCGCCCGCAGCAGCAGCAGCGCGAGGTCTGGCAGGCAAGCTCGGCGCGCAGCCAGGTCAATCGCATGCTGGCGTACGACTGGAAATACACCCTGGCGGACAACGACCTGCCGAAGGTCATCGGCACCACACAACTCGCCGGCGTCGATGTGGCCTTTCCCCTGCTCAGCGACGAATTGCTCGACTTTTCGCTCACACTGCCGCCCGACTGGAAGCTGCGCGGACTGACCCTGCGCTGGTTTTTCAAGGAGGCCTTGCGCGGTTTCCTGCCGGACCAGATCATCACGAAGAAGAAGCACGGGTTCGGCCTGCCGTTCGGCGTCTGGGCATGCGCCCACACCGGACTGAAGGCCCAGGCGCACGACGCGCTGCGTAGCCTTGCCGCGCGCGGCATCGTCCGCCCCCGTTTCATCGACGAACTCTTCACCACTCACCTGCCAGCGCACCCCGGTTACTACGGCGAAATGGTATGGATCCTGATGATGCTGGAGTTCTGGCTGCGCGCCCACGACGGCAGCACCCTCTGA
- a CDS encoding pyridoxal-dependent decarboxylase, exosortase A system-associated yields the protein MTEARPTPTHTPMTQFRSAEGQLLVNGVPLTRLAVRVGQTPFYAYDRSLLEARVAQLRAALPSEIKLHYAMKANPMPALVGHMVRLVDGIDVASAGELQVALDAGADPKEISFAGPGKREQELLQAVAAGILINVESFRELPILAAAQDALGLPARVAVRVNPDFELKSSGMKMGGGPKQFGVDAEDVPRLLAEIGNAGLAFEGFHLFAGSQNLRPEAIVEAQQKSYALAVRLAEHAPTAVRFLNLGGGFGIPYFPGETPLDLAPIGDNLGAIVAAARQQLPEAEIVIELGRYLVGEAGIYVARVVDKKVSRGQIYLVTDGGLHHHLSASGNFGQVIRKNYPAAIGNRIEGSMRETVSVVGPLCTPLDLLADKMSLPAAAPGDLVVVYQSGAYGASASPQRFLGHPAVAEVLV from the coding sequence ATGACCGAAGCCCGACCGACGCCCACCCATACGCCCATGACCCAGTTCCGCAGCGCGGAAGGCCAGTTGCTGGTGAATGGTGTCCCGCTCACCCGGCTAGCCGTGAGGGTGGGCCAGACCCCCTTCTATGCCTACGATCGCAGCCTGCTCGAGGCCCGCGTGGCGCAGCTCCGCGCCGCGCTTCCATCGGAAATCAAGCTGCACTATGCGATGAAGGCCAACCCGATGCCCGCACTGGTCGGCCACATGGTCCGACTGGTCGACGGTATCGACGTGGCGTCCGCCGGGGAGCTGCAGGTGGCGCTCGACGCCGGGGCGGATCCCAAGGAAATCAGCTTCGCCGGGCCCGGCAAGCGCGAACAGGAACTGCTGCAGGCGGTTGCCGCCGGCATCCTCATCAACGTGGAGTCGTTCCGCGAGTTGCCCATCCTGGCGGCCGCACAAGATGCACTCGGGCTGCCCGCACGTGTGGCGGTGCGCGTCAATCCGGACTTTGAACTCAAGTCCTCGGGCATGAAGATGGGGGGCGGACCCAAACAGTTCGGCGTCGACGCAGAGGACGTCCCCCGGCTTCTCGCGGAAATCGGCAACGCGGGCCTGGCCTTCGAGGGTTTCCATCTCTTCGCGGGCTCTCAGAACCTGCGCCCGGAGGCCATCGTGGAGGCGCAGCAGAAAAGCTATGCCCTGGCAGTGCGGCTGGCCGAGCATGCGCCCACCGCGGTGAGGTTCCTCAACCTGGGCGGCGGCTTCGGCATACCCTATTTCCCGGGAGAAACGCCGCTGGACCTGGCGCCCATTGGAGACAACTTGGGCGCGATCGTCGCCGCAGCGAGGCAACAGCTTCCGGAAGCTGAGATCGTGATCGAACTCGGCCGTTACCTTGTGGGCGAGGCCGGCATCTACGTGGCGCGCGTCGTCGACAAGAAGGTTTCCCGCGGCCAGATCTACCTGGTGACCGACGGCGGCCTGCACCATCACCTGTCGGCGTCGGGGAATTTCGGCCAAGTCATTCGCAAGAACTACCCAGCGGCGATTGGCAACCGCATCGAGGGCTCCATGCGGGAAACCGTGTCGGTCGTCGGGCCGCTGTGCACGCCACTGGACCTGCTCGCAGACAAGATGTCACTGCCCGCCGCGGCGCCCGGCGATCTGGTCGTGGTCTATCAGTCGGGTGCCTACGGCGCCTCGGCCAGTCCGCAACGCTTTCTCGGCCACCCCGCCGTGGCCGAGGTGCTCGTCTAA
- the argB gene encoding acetylglutamate kinase, with protein MSAASSTESVTPALKAEILAEALPYIKRFFDKTIVIKYGGNAMTDPHLKDCFARDVVLLKLVGLNPVVVHGGGPQIETLLAKVGKKGEFVQGMRVTDAETMEVVEMVLGGQVNKEIVNLINQAGGKAVGLTGKDASFIRAKKLLMQKLDAPAGDVIDVGQVGEITTIDPSLISFLDQGDFIPVIAPIGVGDNGETYNINADVVAGKLAEILKAEKLVLLTNTPGVLDKAGNLLTGLTPRQIDDLVADGTLSGGMLPKIGSALDAARNGVKSVHIIDGRVEHCLLLEILTDHGVGTMIKSK; from the coding sequence ATGTCCGCCGCCAGTTCCACCGAATCCGTTACCCCTGCCCTGAAGGCCGAGATCCTCGCCGAGGCCCTGCCCTACATCAAACGCTTCTTCGACAAGACCATCGTCATCAAGTACGGCGGCAACGCGATGACCGACCCGCACCTCAAGGACTGCTTCGCGCGCGACGTGGTGCTGCTCAAGCTGGTCGGCCTCAACCCGGTGGTGGTGCACGGCGGCGGTCCGCAGATCGAAACCCTGCTCGCCAAGGTCGGCAAGAAGGGCGAATTCGTGCAAGGCATGCGCGTCACCGACGCCGAGACCATGGAGGTGGTCGAGATGGTGCTCGGTGGCCAGGTGAACAAGGAGATCGTCAATCTCATCAACCAGGCGGGCGGCAAGGCGGTCGGTCTCACCGGCAAAGACGCCAGCTTCATCCGTGCCAAGAAGCTGCTGATGCAGAAGCTGGATGCGCCCGCAGGCGACGTGATCGATGTCGGCCAGGTGGGCGAGATCACCACCATCGACCCCAGCCTGATCTCCTTCCTCGACCAGGGCGACTTCATCCCGGTGATCGCACCGATCGGCGTCGGCGACAACGGCGAGACCTACAACATCAACGCCGACGTGGTCGCGGGCAAGCTCGCCGAGATCCTCAAGGCCGAAAAGCTGGTGCTGCTCACCAATACGCCGGGCGTGCTCGACAAGGCCGGCAACCTGCTTACCGGCCTGACCCCGCGGCAGATCGACGACCTCGTGGCCGACGGCACGCTCTCGGGCGGCATGCTGCCCAAGATCGGCTCGGCGCTCGATGCCGCACGCAACGGGGTCAAGTCGGTGCACATCATCGACGGACGGGTGGAGCACTGCCTGCTGCTCGAAATCCTGACCGACCACGGCGTCGGTACGATGATCAAGAGCAAGTAA
- a CDS encoding hydrolase 1, exosortase A system-associated → MTFRELALLFECGGDELVGVLSLPEREGGEVGVLVVVGGPQYRVGSHRQFVLLARHLAANGIPCMRFDYRGMGDATGEQRDFEQVQDDIRCAVDTMMERIPGLRGVVLWGLCDGASASCFYARQDDRVLGTMLLNPWVRTAATEARTYLTHYYWQRLRDPAFWKKLLGGGVLVGKALGGLLGTARKAGAARQGAGQDPVQSLPARMASGLASAGKPYRVVLSGRDYVAREFEQVAAGKPWAALEAIRDAVRLDEADHTFSTAAWRAEVARVTAEWVESMGREGAR, encoded by the coding sequence ATGACGTTCCGCGAATTGGCGCTGTTGTTCGAGTGCGGCGGGGATGAACTCGTCGGCGTTCTCAGCCTTCCCGAGCGGGAGGGGGGCGAAGTGGGCGTGCTCGTCGTGGTGGGAGGGCCGCAGTACCGCGTCGGCAGCCATCGCCAGTTCGTGCTGCTGGCGCGCCATCTGGCCGCGAACGGCATCCCCTGCATGCGCTTCGACTATCGTGGCATGGGCGACGCGACCGGCGAACAGCGTGATTTCGAGCAGGTTCAGGATGATATCCGCTGTGCTGTCGACACCATGATGGAACGCATACCCGGCCTGCGGGGTGTGGTGCTATGGGGCTTGTGCGACGGCGCGAGCGCGTCATGTTTCTACGCCCGGCAAGACGATCGCGTGCTCGGCACAATGCTGCTGAACCCGTGGGTGAGAACCGCCGCTACGGAAGCCCGGACCTACCTGACTCACTATTACTGGCAGCGCCTGCGCGACCCGGCCTTCTGGAAAAAGCTGTTGGGCGGAGGCGTCTTGGTGGGCAAGGCTTTGGGGGGCTTGTTGGGCACCGCACGAAAGGCTGGCGCCGCCCGGCAGGGCGCGGGCCAAGACCCGGTACAGAGCCTCCCCGCGCGGATGGCCTCGGGTTTGGCGAGCGCGGGGAAGCCCTACCGGGTCGTTCTCAGCGGGCGTGATTATGTGGCGAGGGAGTTCGAACAGGTAGCGGCGGGAAAGCCTTGGGCGGCGCTGGAGGCCATCCGGGATGCAGTCCGGCTTGATGAGGCCGACCACACCTTCTCGACAGCCGCATGGCGGGCGGAGGTGGCGCGAGTAACCGCCGAATGGGTGGAAAGTATGGGCAGGGAGGGGGCTCGATGA